The following proteins are encoded in a genomic region of Streptococcus constellatus subsp. constellatus:
- a CDS encoding nucleoside-triphosphate diphosphatase, producing the protein MSNKVYEYKDAQDWYVGEWSSYGGGFYFKDVISEELSRIEEELRQLVVEGQSFSVAVIQYNSIMSFVQFVLQLINENQGSQFQAQFHKGAILITEKEQLVLVHLPKKGVKLNVFFSQQELSGLTVGDTILIATRNEGKTAEFRRIFEKLGYQIENLNDYPDLPEVAETGMTFEENARLKAETISKLTGKMVLADDSGLKVDALGGLPGVWSARFAGNDATDLENNAKLLHELAMVFELKDRSAQFHTTLVVASPTEESLVVEADWAGYINFEPKGENGFGYDPLFLVGETGKTSAELTMEEKNAQSHRAQAVQKLVEVFPTWQNKPSS; encoded by the coding sequence ATGAGCAATAAAGTTTATGAGTATAAAGATGCTCAAGATTGGTATGTTGGAGAATGGTCTTCCTATGGCGGCGGATTCTATTTTAAAGATGTCATTTCAGAAGAACTTAGTCGAATAGAGGAAGAGCTCCGTCAATTAGTAGTTGAAGGACAGTCTTTTTCTGTTGCAGTGATTCAATATAACTCAATCATGTCTTTTGTTCAATTCGTCTTGCAACTAATCAATGAAAATCAAGGATCACAGTTTCAGGCACAATTTCATAAGGGTGCTATTTTAATCACGGAAAAGGAACAATTAGTTTTAGTGCACTTACCTAAAAAAGGTGTCAAATTAAATGTTTTCTTTTCTCAACAAGAATTGTCAGGTTTGACAGTAGGAGATACGATTTTAATTGCTACTCGTAATGAGGGAAAGACCGCTGAATTCCGCAGAATCTTTGAAAAATTAGGCTATCAGATTGAAAATCTGAATGATTATCCTGATTTACCAGAAGTCGCAGAAACTGGGATGACTTTTGAAGAAAATGCTCGTTTAAAAGCAGAGACTATCTCTAAGCTGACTGGCAAAATGGTATTGGCAGATGATTCAGGCTTAAAAGTAGATGCGTTAGGTGGTCTGCCTGGAGTTTGGTCTGCTCGCTTTGCCGGAAATGATGCGACAGACTTAGAAAATAATGCAAAACTACTACATGAATTGGCAATGGTTTTCGAGTTGAAAGATCGCTCAGCACAGTTTCATACAACTCTTGTGGTAGCAAGTCCTACTGAAGAAAGTCTGGTCGTGGAGGCTGACTGGGCAGGCTATATTAATTTTGAGCCAAAAGGGGAGAATGGATTTGGCTATGATCCGTTATTTTTAGTAGGTGAAACAGGCAAAACATCTGCAGAATTAACAATGGAAGAAAAGAATGCTCAATCACATCGAGCTCAAGCAGTTCAAAAATTAGTGGAGGTATTTCCAACATGGCAAAACAAACCATCATCGTAA
- a CDS encoding YneF family protein: MNLLLAILLIILAFFGGMVAGMYLVRKQIEKEFADNPRLNIDAVRTMLSANGQKPNEAKVQQVYRQIKNQQKAALENAKKKK, encoded by the coding sequence ATGAATTTACTATTAGCTATTTTGTTGATTATTCTTGCTTTTTTTGGTGGCATGGTCGCTGGCATGTATCTTGTCCGCAAACAAATTGAAAAAGAATTTGCAGACAATCCACGTTTGAATATCGATGCTGTCCGTACGATGCTATCCGCAAACGGACAAAAACCAAATGAAGCAAAGGTACAACAAGTGTATCGTCAAATTAAAAATCAACAAAAAGCAGCACTTGAAAATGCTAAAAAGAAAAAATAA
- the racE gene encoding glutamate racemase, with the protein MDNRPIGFLDSGVGGLTVVRELMRQLPHEEVIYIGDSARAPYGPRPAEQIREYTWQLVQFLLTQNVKMIVLACNTATAVVWEEIKEKLDIPVLGVILPGASAAIKASQHGTIGIIGTPMTIQSDIYRQKIERLLPEVEVTSLSCPKFVPLVESNELSSSITKKVVYESLMPLKGKVDTLVLGCTHYPLLKPIIQNVMGPTVKLIDSGAECVRDISVLLNYFEINHSREGKVPQHCFFTTANAKRFAEIAETWLNKKINVEHVTL; encoded by the coding sequence ATGGATAATCGACCAATTGGTTTTTTAGACTCAGGCGTGGGCGGTTTGACAGTTGTTCGTGAGTTGATGCGGCAACTTCCACATGAGGAAGTAATTTATATTGGCGATTCTGCACGTGCGCCTTATGGTCCCCGACCTGCAGAGCAGATTCGTGAGTACACATGGCAATTGGTACAATTCCTTTTAACCCAAAATGTCAAAATGATTGTTCTCGCCTGCAATACAGCTACTGCTGTGGTTTGGGAAGAAATCAAAGAAAAATTAGATATCCCGGTTTTAGGAGTCATCTTACCAGGAGCTAGTGCAGCAATCAAAGCATCTCAACACGGAACGATTGGCATTATAGGAACGCCAATGACGATTCAATCAGATATTTATCGTCAAAAAATCGAACGTCTCTTACCGGAAGTGGAAGTGACAAGTCTTTCTTGTCCCAAATTTGTACCGCTAGTAGAATCTAATGAACTGTCGTCTAGTATTACGAAAAAAGTGGTGTATGAAAGCTTAATGCCTTTAAAAGGCAAGGTGGACACTTTAGTATTAGGCTGTACTCATTATCCTTTACTAAAACCAATCATTCAAAATGTGATGGGACCAACTGTGAAATTGATTGATAGTGGAGCAGAATGTGTACGAGACATTTCTGTCTTACTAAACTATTTTGAAATCAACCACAGTAGAGAAGGAAAAGTTCCACAACACTGCTTTTTTACAACAGCTAATGCGAAAAGGTTTGCTGAAATTGCAGAAACGTGGTTAAACAAAAAAATAAATGTGGAGCATGTAACATTATGA
- a CDS encoding metallophosphoesterase: MAKQTIIVMSDSHGDRAIVEEIKTYYLGKVDAIFHNGDSELPSDDEVWQGIYVVAGNMDFYGGYPDRLVTDLNGTVIAQTHGHLQHINFGFQKLDLWAQEVDADICLYGHLHIPDAWMEGKTLFLNPGSISQPRGVINERLYAKVEITDDAFHVDYYTRQHELYSRLSKEFSR; this comes from the coding sequence ATGGCAAAACAAACCATCATCGTAATGAGTGATTCTCATGGAGATCGTGCTATTGTAGAAGAGATAAAGACCTATTATCTCGGAAAAGTAGATGCTATTTTTCATAATGGTGATTCTGAGCTGCCAAGTGATGACGAAGTGTGGCAAGGAATTTATGTTGTAGCAGGGAACATGGATTTCTATGGTGGCTATCCAGATCGTTTGGTGACGGATTTAAATGGTACCGTTATTGCACAAACTCATGGTCACCTTCAGCATATCAACTTTGGTTTTCAAAAATTGGATTTGTGGGCACAAGAGGTAGATGCGGATATTTGTTTATATGGGCATTTGCATATTCCAGATGCGTGGATGGAAGGAAAAACGCTCTTTTTAAATCCGGGGTCGATCAGTCAACCACGAGGTGTTATTAATGAGCGACTTTATGCCAAGGTAGAGATTACTGATGATGCATTCCATGTAGATTACTATACACGTCAGCACGAGCTATACTCTCGCCTCTCAAAGGAGTTTTCTCGATGA